A portion of the Zootoca vivipara chromosome 6, rZooViv1.1, whole genome shotgun sequence genome contains these proteins:
- the RPL13 gene encoding large ribosomal subunit protein eL13 gives MAPSRNGMILNPHFHKDWQRRVATWFNQPARKIRRRKTRQAKARRIAPRPVSGPIRPIVRCPTVRYHTKVRAGRGFSLEELRMAGIHKKFAQTIGISVDPRRRNRSTEALQANVQRLKEYRSKIILFPRKPSAPKKGDSAAEELKMATQLSGPVMPIKNVYKKEKARVISEEEKNFKAFASLRMARANARLFGIRAKRAKEAAEQDVEKKK, from the exons ATGGCACCCAGCCGGAATGGCATGATCTTGAATCCCCATTTTCACAAAGACTGGCAAAGACGAGTGGCCACATGGTTTAATCAGCCTGCTAGAAAGATCCGCAG GAGGAAGACCCGTCAGGCGAAGGCCCGTCGTATTGCTCCACGTCCGGTATCTGGACCAATTAGGCCAATTGTGAGGTGCCCCACTGTACGATACCACACAAAAGTCCGTGCTGGTAGAGGATTCAGCTTGGAGGAGCTGAGA ATGGCTGGCATCCACAAGAAGTTTGCCCAGACAATTGGTATCTCAGTGGACCCCAGGCGCCGTAACAGGTCAACAGAAGCCCTGCAGGCAAATGTGCAGCGGCTGAAGGAATACCGCTCTAAGATCATTCTCTTTCCCCGGAAACCTTCTGCCCCTAAGAAGGGCGACAGTGCA GCTGAAGAGCTCAAGATGGCCACACAGCTCTCTGGACCAGTTATGCCCATCAAAAAT GTCTACAAAAAAGAGAAAGCCCGGGTTATAtcagaggaagagaagaatttcAAGGCTTTTGCCAGCCTGCGCATGGCCCGGGCAAATGCTCGACTCTTTGGCATCCGGGCTAAGCGAGCCAAGGAAGCAGCAGAGCAGGATgtggaaaagaagaaataa